Part of the Lolium rigidum isolate FL_2022 chromosome 6, APGP_CSIRO_Lrig_0.1, whole genome shotgun sequence genome, ACAGGAGCACACCCAGGTAGATTTGTACAACTGATGTCGCGTCTCACGTACGTTCTTGCATGCCAAACTTTTAGCTTCAAAGAACTAGTAATACGGCGTAGAAAACAAAATTAAACCTGAGTCCGAGACTAATCGATCGCCAGAATCCACCATAGAACGAAGTTACTTCTCGGCCGCGACGTCGGCTTTCTTGACCACCGGCGGCAGCTGGTTGCCGTCGGAGTCGAAGGCGATGTGGCCGGAGAACTGGAGCGGCCGGCACTTGTCCCCCATGATGATGGCCTTCCTCCACACggcctcctcgtcctccaccaccgcctccgcctcctcgtcgtcgtcgctgctgctcgGCGCCGGAGACCGCCTGTTCCACGACACCATCCTGGCCGCCTTGCCGCCGATGCCGCTCAGGCTGGCGGCGAGCATGTTCTTCCGGTTGCCGGCCCCTCCCGTCTTCTCCAgcggcgccgtcgtcgtcccGCGCTGCTTCCACAGCTTGGCATGCGTGCTGCTGGTGCAGAGCGAGACCACGACCGCCGCGACGACAAGGACGACGAGAAACACGACGAGGAGGGGAGGCGCCGCCGCTGCTACCGGGGCGTGGACCGCGAAGAAGGTGAGCCTCGCCATGGCTGCGTCCCGTGATCGATCGTTCCTTTATTTGCTTCAGCTTGGCCGACGCGAGTGAAGCACGAGTGCTAGCTTAGCTTACAAGCTGGGGAGAGATCTTTGTCTGAGACTGAGAGTAGCACTATAGTAAAGTGGACTAAATATGGGGAAGATGGGGAAACTATCTGCGGTTTATATGCACGCACGGCTGCGCACTCTGTCCGTCAGTAGACAGAATCGTGACTTGAGATGGTTCAGCGGCCGTGCAAGACGATCCAGATTGACCGGGCGACGGCGATTGACGGGTCGTCGCCGGCCCGGGCGGAGACTGGCCCTAGCAGACACGCGTGGGCCACCCAAGCGCGTTGAAATGTAGCAAACGATGAGGCGCCACGTCACTGGTTTGACCCAAAGACCATGCTCTGGGCTCCTACTTGATTCTGTACTGGTAGGAAAATCTTCGGAAATTGCATTCGTACATTCCGGTGTTCTAgtcaaagataaaaataaaaatgaagtttaaaaaaaaataaaaaaaaatggaaaacgctttggatccggctacagcgATCGGTCGTCCGGCCTCGCTCCAGCGCCGGCTTAATGGGCCTTCTTTTTTCGGCCCAACAATGGTTTCGCTGCAAAACACATAAGTGAGATGATGAACTATTTGTTGTAAACAATCCGTAATTTTTGTAGGATTTGTTGTTAACAATTGTTGTAAAGAGACAACTTTTTTTGATGCTAATAACAAagtgattttttattttgttgtaacCATTTGTGACTTTGGATAAAATAGTAGGTGATTTTTGTTATAATTCTATATGTAGCAAATTAAATAGTCTGTGGTTTTTGTGGATGATGTTTGCGActtttgttgtaaacacccaaattatTTGTGGCCTGTGtgctaattattgttgtaaatattttaCTGGTTTGTTCTAAAGATATTTCTGGAATGAAAGCGAACTTTTATTGTAAACATCCAAATAAAATAATGTTGGTTTTTGttattaattattgttgtaagtatgtttccgatttgttgtaaagatattatTGCATGGAAACTGACTattattgtaaacacccaaataaaaaatattgtttttgttgttaattattattgtaaatatattgatAATTTGTTGTACATATATGTGAAGATTTCATCGTGaaaattttgttgtaatactttttattttttgtacacAAAGCGGCTGGTTTTTGTTGCTATACTAAACAACGGGTTTTGTTGTAAATATCTGAAAGTTTGGGAGCAAAGGGAAACACGTGTTCGGTTTAAACTGATAGGCTTAGGACCGCGGGTTGATTTTCCAAAAACCAGGGTCAAAATGCAAAAATCGAAATGCTGCTAATTCTAGCCGGTAGATCGTGATCGGACGGCCGGGACAGCAACCGATTTTCTCTGCCCAGGTCGGTCGCCCGACGCTGAGCGCGGGCCAATAAAAATCGGCCCTGCATTCGAAATTCGGGCAGGTTTGAGCAGTAGCATATTTGGCTGAATTTTTTTGTTTGAGCGTAGCCAACAATCATACACCACACGTCTAGTTTGACCCGCAGACCATATTagagttttttgttttgttttcatgCTGGCTATTTGCCGCGGACGTAAGATACTAGGCCATGATGGGCTTTTGGTAAATTTTCGTTTAATTTTTGGCCAAGGTAGGCATTTTGATAATTCTTTGGTTGTTGGAGAATCATCAGAATTCACTCATATATATTATTATTTGAGCCAAAAGAGAAAAAATGTTACACTTGGATTCGAAAGTATTGTAACTTTAGCAATTTTTTGACAAATTTTCTTAGGTCACATGAATTGGTTATTCATAgatattttagttttttctaatTAAGATTTGTTAATATCATATTTTTGTTGTCAAAAAGTGGAactaatataattgttcatcgaCAAGTGACTACATGTACAAAATACTCTGATCATCACAATGCTTAATGATTGACTAACATATGATGACGAATTAAGGCACATACACTACCAATTATAAATAAACAGACAAACCATTAGGAAAAGGCACGAATGAGGCTTGATTACGAAATAACCTTTTAAATTATATTATAATAGAATGAAAAGAAGTAAAAATACAATACATAATGTCATGATAGAAAAAAATCAATGTATGTTAAGAAAGGAAGTCAAAATGTTATGGGGTCTGCATCTTCTACCATCGCGACAGTGATATCGTACGAGGGTTGTGAGGCAACAAACTTCGAGTACTGTATTGGGCCGCATTAAAACCGTTCACACGTTTCACTATTTTATCTATCAACAAACATGTAGGTGGTTGTGTCTGCGTCACTATAGTTACCGATGCCTCCTGCCGTCTATCAGTATTAAAAATGATCATAGCATGTTTATACTAAACATTCTTACTTTTCTAACATACAGTTTATCATTAAACGGCATGAGGTTTTCTAATTTGTAGAGTTTACATATAATGTCAACAAGTAATTGTAATGCAATGTTAACTAGTACATGCTAACTTTGTCTCAGAACGTTAACCATATAATGTACTGGTCGAAATGTAAGTTCGTTGTTGTATAGTTCACACATCTATATTTATATACACAATATCCCAAAATTAGAACCATTCTTCTACAAAAAGTAGAACCCCGGCCTGTTTCAGATTGAAATTATACATTTTTTAGTTCTTTTAGTTTTTGACCTTTTTCTAACGAAATTATTTCAAGAAGAGAAAGATGCAACATAATGtatttataattttttatgtcTGTTTAGTGCATGCCTTATCTATTTTGTTTTTGACACACATACAGTAGGGAAAAAAATCCTTACTATGTCATTTTCTATTaaataattaagatgaataaTATTTACATGATATATGTTCTGGAGGGAGCTAGTGCTCATAAAATATCTTGCCAGGATTGAAGATAATAATGGTGAGTTCTATTGATGGCTCCACATTGTTGAAGATAAAATAATTTCTTTGATCCCATAAGCTAGCTCCAATATCCTGTGATGATGATCTCTATGATAAAATATTTGTTGTATCTGATTTTGGCGTCCGAAATCATTTGATGAATTTGTAAGCCATCGTTCCATTCAATTCCAAGCGTCCACCAGAAAATCTAGCTAAAAGAGCATTCACAAAAGAGCTGCATGAGAGTTTCTTCATGGCATGAGCCGcatattgaaagtgcatggagcccccatgtgtggttttggtaattaatgataatccctatggactaatgtttgcattgagttatatttgtaggagttgttcataggcaatgcttgaaccatatgttggcttcaagattgcaataagaagcaaatgaagaagatcaagtgtcaagtatgtcttgaaggtgaagatgaagtgagctcttgatggcgtgtaatacacacgttcgttgggaaccccaagaggaaggtatgatgcgcacagcagcaagttttccctcagtaagaaaccaaggtttatcgaaccagtaggagtcaagaagcacgtcgaaggttgatggcggcgggatgtagtgcggcgcaacaccagggattccggcgccaacgtggaacctgcacaacacaaccaaagtact contains:
- the LOC124667651 gene encoding uncharacterized protein LOC124667651; amino-acid sequence: MARLTFFAVHAPVAAAAPPLLVVFLVVLVVAAVVVSLCTSSTHAKLWKQRGTTTAPLEKTGGAGNRKNMLAASLSGIGGKAARMVSWNRRSPAPSSSDDDEEAEAVVEDEEAVWRKAIIMGDKCRPLQFSGHIAFDSDGNQLPPVVKKADVAAEK